The proteins below are encoded in one region of Corvus hawaiiensis isolate bCorHaw1 chromosome 3, bCorHaw1.pri.cur, whole genome shotgun sequence:
- the TMEM14A gene encoding transmembrane protein 14A isoform X1 codes for MFCFFSRVGTMAVDWIGFAYASLLMFGGVVAYTRKGSKISLAAGLTFGSVAGYGAYCVTCDPRNVKISLFSSFLLTIIMGMRFKRSKKLMPAGLIACLSLLMILRLVFMLL; via the exons atgttttgttttttttccagagttgGGACCATGGCTGTTGACTGGATTGGTTTTGCATATGCTTCATTGCTGATGTTTGGAGGTGTTGTAGCTTACACTCGTAAAG GTAGTAAAATCTCTTTAGCTGCTGGACTCACCTTTGGCTCTGTGGCTGGTTATGGAGCTTACTGTGTAACATGTGATCCAAGAAATGTGAAGATATCATTGT tttcatcttttcttttgacCATTATAATGGGAATGCGGTTCAAGAGGTCCAAGAAATTAATGCCAGCCGGACTAATAGCATGCCTGAG ccttttgatGATTTTGAGGCTTGTATTTATGCTGCTGTAG
- the TMEM14A gene encoding transmembrane protein 14A isoform X2, which translates to MAVDWIGFAYASLLMFGGVVAYTRKGSKISLAAGLTFGSVAGYGAYCVTCDPRNVKISLFSSFLLTIIMGMRFKRSKKLMPAGLIACLSLLMILRLVFMLL; encoded by the exons ATGGCTGTTGACTGGATTGGTTTTGCATATGCTTCATTGCTGATGTTTGGAGGTGTTGTAGCTTACACTCGTAAAG GTAGTAAAATCTCTTTAGCTGCTGGACTCACCTTTGGCTCTGTGGCTGGTTATGGAGCTTACTGTGTAACATGTGATCCAAGAAATGTGAAGATATCATTGT tttcatcttttcttttgacCATTATAATGGGAATGCGGTTCAAGAGGTCCAAGAAATTAATGCCAGCCGGACTAATAGCATGCCTGAG ccttttgatGATTTTGAGGCTTGTATTTATGCTGCTGTAG
- the LOC125323348 gene encoding glutathione S-transferase — protein MAGKPKLHYTKGRGRMESIRWLLAAAGVEFEEEFIETKEDLEKLRSDGVLLFQQVPMVEIDGMRMVQTRAILSYIAAKYNLYGKDLKERAWIDMYVEGTTDLMGMIMYLPFQPADTKEKNLALIIERATTRYFPVYEKALEDHGQDYLVGNKLSWADVHLLEAILMVEECKPDALSAFPLLQAFKGRISNIPTIKKFLQPGSQRKPPTDEKLVAVVRKIFNI, from the exons ATGGCGGGGAAACCCAAGCTGCACTACACCAAGGGAAGGGGGAGGATGGAATCAATCCGATGGCTGTTAGCAGCAGCTGGAGTTGAG TTTGAGGAAGAATTCATAGAAACAAAAGAAGACTTAGAAAAATTGCGCAGTG ATGGAGTCCTGCTGTTTCAGCAGGTGCCCATGGTGGAGATCGATGGGATGAGGATGGTGCAGACCAGAGCCATCCTCAGCTACATTGCAGCAAAGTACAACCTCTATGGGAAGGACCTGAAGGAGAGAGCCTG GATTGATATGTACGTGGAGGGAACTACAGACCTAATGGGAATGATCATGTATCTCCCTTTTCAACCAGCTgatacaaaagaaaagaatcttGCCTTAATCATTGAACGAGCTACAACCAGGTACTTTCCTGTTTATGAAAAG GCCTTAGAAGATCATGGACAGGATTATCTTGTTGGCAATAAATTAAGCTGGGCAGATGTCCATTTGCTGGAAGCCATTTTAATGGTAGAAGAATGTAAGCCTGATGCACTGTCTGCATTCCCTCTGCTACAG GCTTTTAAAGGAAGAATCAGCAACATTCCAACAATCAAAAAATTCTTGCAGCCTGGCAGCCAGAGGAAGCCACCAACAGATGAGAAGCTTGTTGCTGTTGTGAGGAAAATATTCAATATCTAA